In Hippea jasoniae, the genomic window ATCAGTTCTGAAAATGAGATAAATATTGTTTTACCTTTAAAAGTGTTGCCTATTGCAGCTAAAAGATGGGTTTTACCCACACCAAAAACGCCATCTAAATATATGTGTTTGGGCTTTTTTGCAAAAAATCTTTTTAATAGCCCCTTCTTTGAAGAGACAAACTGACTTAAGTCTTCAACAAAATGGATTAGTTTTTGCTTTGCCTGTCTTTGAGATGGAAAATTGTCATCTGGAATATAATTATCAAAGCTGCATGCTGAAAACTTGGGTGGTATGGCGTTTTTATTTATGATGCTTTCAAGCGGTTGATTAAATTCTATATCTGACAAACTCAAGCAATTCATATTGTAATACCCCTTCTTTTTAAAAATTCCACACAATAGGGATCAAGGTTTTTTAAGCCAGCCTCTTTTGCATAAATCAAAGCCTGAAGATATTCTTCTTCTGTGATGGGTCGGGCAAGTTCTTCAAAGCGATAAGCCTCACCAAGTGGCAGGTATTGAGGCATGATATTAACATAAACAAAAGGTGAGAGTTCTGTGGCTATAAAATCTACAACCTCTTTTGTGCCTGCTATATTGTTTGGCAACACAAGATGGCGAATCATCAGGCCTTTTGTGGCGTTTTGAACTTTCAGATTGCCCACCTGTTTATACATGATCTTTAAAGCCTTTTTTGTGATAGTGGGATAGTCTTTGGCTGATGAGTAAAGCTCAGCATAGAGCGGGTTTGAGTATTTAAAATCTGCAAGGTAAATATCAACAACCCCTTCTAATATCTTTAATGTTTTTGGCAATTCATATCCACTTGTGTTGTAAACAAGAGGGATATTTAAACCCTTCTTTATGGCGATTTTTAAAGCAAGCAGAAGCTGAGGCACTATGTGGGTGGGTGTAACGATGTTTATATTATGGCAGCCTGCATTTTGAAGTTTTATCATCATCGATGCAAAGGCGGACGGACTGTAAAGCTGACCTTCGCATAGATGGCTTGTTGATGCATTCTGGCAGTAGATGCAAAGCAGATTGCAGCATGAGATAAATATTGTTCCAGAGCCTCTTTTGCCAACAAGAACCCTTTCTTCGCCAAAGTGAGGAAAGAAATCCGCAATACCTACTTTAACGGCTGTATTGCAGATGCCTTTTTTGCCCCTTGTTCTGTCAACTCTGCATAAGCGGGGACAGATCGTGCATTTCTTTAGGTTTTCAAAGGCTTTATGTATCTTTTCGTCCAATCTGCCTTCCTCAAATGTTTTTATGTATCGAGGGATATAACTCATCAATACCTTATCCTTGGGTCAACAAGTGCATATACAATATCTGCTATCAAATTGCCGATAAGAGTTAAAATGCTGCTAATTGCAAGGATGCCCATTATGGTTGGATAATCCCTTGCCATTGCAGAGAAATAAAACAACTGCCCCATGCCCGGTATGGCAAAAATCGATTCTATAATAACGCTGCCACCGATTAATGATGGCAAAGATAAGCCCATCAGCGTAATCAACGGCAGTATGGCGTTTTTTAGTGCGTGTTTGTAAAGGATTGTTTTCTCTGGCATATCACGCAGATACATAAGTTTTATAAAATCCTTATTCAAGATATCTATCATGCCAGCCCTTACATATCTTGCAAAACCCGCCAGAGAGCCAAAAACCCCGATAAATATAGGTATAATTAAATGCTTTGCCATATCTAAAAAATAGGCAACACTCCCCGGCTTTACATTAAAGGAGTGGAGTCCTGATAGCGGCAGAACATGAAGTTTTAGGCTTAAAAGAATCATAAGCAGTAAAGCCAGCCAGAACGACGGCATCGCATATCCACTAAAAACAAAAAATGTGAAGAATTTATCTATAAATGAATCTTTCTTTTTGGCACTTATTACACCTATGGGTATAGCGATTAAAAGCGATAAAATCAGGGTTATTAGGTTAATTGCAAGCGTTATAGGAAGCCTGTGGACTATTTTTTCTGCAACACTCACACCATCCACAAGGCTATAGCCCAGATGCAGGCTAAAAAAAGATTTAAGCCAGTCTATATACTGAATGTAAATTGGTTGGTTTAAATGGTATATTTTTTCCATATTTTTTAGTGATTCGGGGGTTATATTGGGATTAAAACCACCTGTTGCATTTATGGGGTTGCCAGGTGCAAGATGAATAATGATAAAAGTTATAAAGGTTATACCTATAAATGTTGGTATGAGTTCTAATATTTTTCTAACAAGATAGGACTTCATTCTCTTTTAGAGCTTTTTTCTTCTGTGTGCAAAGATATATGAGCTCTTCTGCATCAATCGATTCCTGCGGGCTTCTTGCATAGGTTATATAGCAACCTATAATTTCTTTTGCCTCTTTTTTATCTATTACGCAGCTTTTTGATGAGATCTTGCTTAGCATACCCTGTTTTAGTGTTTCTGTAATAAACTGCTTGAACTGTTCTATGTCGTTATGAGAATAGATAAACATAAATGCATCGGCTGTTGTTCTTGATAGAGCCTCTATGTTGTTGAGTTTTTTTAACTCCTCAGCAACAAAGAGAATAATTCTATCGCCAATTTCCCTTCCGTATTTGTAATTGATGTAAGACATATTTTTTATATCTATCATGAATAAAGCAAATTGTTTTTTGTTGAATATAAACTCTTCTGTCTTTTTTATGAGATAGTTTCTGTTTTTTGTGCCTGTCATAAGGTCTGTTTCTATAAACTCTTTTCTGAGTTTTTCTAACTGGGGAGGGACAAATTGTGATTGAGGGATGCCTTTGTTAAAGTTTGCCTTTAAATCGTCGATTACATTAAATAATATCTCTTTATCAACCTGCTCATTTTTAAGAATTTCTATAGCATCATCGGGATTCATGCCTTTTCTGTAAGGCCTATCTGTGGTTAATGCATCAAAGATATCTGCAATGGCAAGTATTCGTGCGCCAAGCTCGATTTTATCGCCTGTTAGACCATCGGGATAGCCGCTTCCGTCCATCCGTTCATGGTGGTGTCTTATACAGTTTGCAAGCTTACTGAATTTGGGCATTTTTCTGACCATTTCGTATGAGATGATAGGGTGATACTTCATAATTTCATATTCAAACGGTGTAAGCCTGCCGGGTTTTAAAAGGATAAAATCAGGAATCGATATCTTGCCTATATCATGAAGCAATCCGGCATTGTAGATCATCTCCTGCTGTGCTACATCTAAATTGAGTTTTTTGGCTATAATACGCGCATAATTTGCCACATGCTCAGAATGCCCCTTTGTATAAACGTCTTTTGCTTCTGTTGTTGAAATGAACGCCTCTAAAAGGCCTTTTTCTGTCTCTGAGAGTTTGTCTGCTATAATGCGAATGTTTTTATATGTATGGATAAGTGAAACAAAATGGGTTAAAAGTGTTTGTATAACCTCAAGGTCTGTTTCAGGCAGATTGAGCTTGTTATCAAATATTAAGGAAAATACGGCAATTGTGATATCTCCACTTAGGACAGGAATAAGGATAGCTGTTTTTGTTTTGTTTAAGCAAACGGTGGATACATTTTTTGTATTTGTTTGCCACACCTTATAAATTAAAGAGTCCTGAGAATTTAATAGGTTTGAGTATACAGTGTTCTTATTTAATTTTACATACATATCTTCAGATGAAAATAGAAAGGAGATTTCATTTGCAAGGGTAAGCTCTTTTATTTTTTTGAGTGTTTCTATAATCCAGTTTTTTATATCGTATCTTACAGGTTGTTTTCTGATGTATTTTAAAAAATTTATGTAGATTGCATTTTTTTGCTGTTCTTCTTTGATTTGTTCTATATAGCTTTGCTTGTCCATTTCAGATGCTATAAAATTTGCAAGCACTTTAAGGGAGTCTATTTCAGTTTTGTTAAATTTCCTCTTTTTAAAGCTTATTAAGTGAAGTGATCCATATACTTTTTTTGATTTTATTATGGCAGCCAATAAAGATTTTAAACCAGCTTCAAGCCAGCTTTTTAATGCATAAGGGTAGTTAGGATAATCCTCAATAAGAATAAAACCCTTTTTCTCTATCTCTTCTTTGAATTTTTTTCGTTGCCTCAGAGGCACCCGGTAGAGGTCGGGAAATTGACTTTCAGGCAAATTTTTTTTCAGTAGATAGGATGAATGTTTAAAATTTATGTATCCCCCATTCCATAAACCTATGAATGCACCGTCAACTTCAAATAATTCTGCTATCTTGTCTAAAATATCCCTCCACTGCCCGGTAGAGTATTCAAACCTTGCTATTTTGTTGGCTATATTTAATATCTTTAGCGAATCCATTACTCCCCCCAATATTATAGACTTTCTTTTATCATAAAAACACTCTGTTAGTCAATGTTTAGTCTGGAATGTGTTTTGCTAAAGAAATATCGGAGGTGAGAAGATGTTTTTGGGTGATCCTGTTTTTGGTTATCTTAAAAAAGCCTTAGATATTGCGGTTTTGAGGCAGGATGTAATAGCAAGCAACATAGCCAACGCCGATACGCCGCACTATCGTGCAAAACATATACCGTTTAAGGATGTTTTAGAGATTAGCAACAACGACTTAAAACTAAAGACAACCTCGCCTGAGCATATAACAGATAATGACAATCTGATAGCCAATTTTATCAAGCCCGATAAAGATGATTACCTTACAAAAAACGATATGAATAATGTAAAAATAGACAAAGAGCTTACAGACCTTGCAAAAAATACGCTGTTGATCAATGCGCTTACGGCTTTTGAGAGATACAAGTTTAATCAGTATAAGGATATCATTAGCTCAACAAGGAACGCATAGGAGGGGATAAATGAACCTGTTTGATAGTATGAATATAGCCTCAACAGGCATGTCGGCGCAGAGACTGAGACTTAATATAATTTCTGCCAACATAGCCAATGCCGATACCATCAAGACACAAGAGGGTGGACCTTACAAAAGGCGGGATGTAATCTTTGAAGCAACGCCTTATGATGATTTTGGCAATGTGTTAAAAAAGGTAAAGGTAGCCGATATTGTCAGAGACGATACACCGCCAAAACTTGTTTACGATCCATCAAATCCACTTGCAAATAAGGATGGCTATGTTGCATATCCCAATATCAATCCTGTTGTAGAGATGACAAATATGATCGATGCGATGAGAACATATCAGGCAAACGCCTCTGTAATAGACTCAGCCAAGCAGATGATTCAGGCAGCACTTGGCGTTTTGAGGGCTTGAAAAATTTAAAGGAAATGGTTATTATTGAAATATGGATATAAAAGATGTTGTTTTAAAACCGATTGATAGCAATCAAAGTAGTCAGCAGAGCAGTAAAACAGCAGGTAGTGGTGATTCTTTTGCTGATATATTAAAGAAATCGTTGGACGAGGTAAACAAACTGCAAAACAAAGCCGACCAGTCTATTAAGGATATAGCCGCTGGAAAGATGGAAAACATTCAGGATGCTGTAATGGCTATTGAAAAGGCCGATGTCTCTTTAAAACTTCTAACCGAGATTCGCAACAAGGCTATTGAAGCCTACAAAGAAGTCATGCGCATGCAGGTATAATTTTTTATTTGCCAAACTAATCAAATTTATTATATTGTGAAAGTATGGATATAAAGCTTTTTCTTGAACAGATAAAGAAATTCTACAACGCAATGTCAAAACAGCAAAGAATTATTCTTTTTAGTTCACTAAGTGTATTGCTTGTAGGTATTGTTTTTATCTTTGTTTTATCCAGCAAGGTGGTTTATGCTCCCCTGTTTACCAATCTAAACAGCAAGGATGCAGCTGATATTGTATCGTATCTCAATCAACACGGCATAAAGTATAAGCTTGAAAACGGCGGTAGCGTTATAGAGGTTCCAAAGGATATGGTTTATAATTTGAGACTTGACCTTGTTGCGGCAGGGCTTCCCAAACGCGGAGTGGTGGGTTTTGAAATATTTGACAAGCAGAGCTTTTCAACAACCAACTTTGTCGAAAATATAAACTATATAAGGGCACTTGAGGGTGAGCTTACGCGCACCATTGAAAGTATCAACGAAGTAAAGTCAGCCAAGATAAACATTGCAATTCCAAAGCCCACAATATTTACGGATAGACAGCAACCGCCAACCGTTAGTATTGTGCTTGATTTATACAGACCTTTAACAAGGCAGCAGATTCTTGCCATTCAGAAACTTGTGGCTGCAGCTGTGCCCGGACTTAGCTATAAAAATGTAACGATTGTTGATAGTGATGGCAATCTACTTTCGATAAACACAGGTACTGAGAGTTTTATGACAGCAAATGAGCTGAAATACAGGCAGATTGTTCAGCAGGAGTATTTGAGAAAGATAAAATCGATGCTTGCACCTATTTTGGGCAAGGATAAATTTGTTGTTAGCGTTAATGTTGACCTTGACCTGAGTAAGGTTCAAAAGAAAAGTGTTCAATATGACCCAAATAGTGTTGTGGTGAGTGAGCAAAACGAGGAATCTACAACAACAGGCCAAACAAGCGGTGGGGTGCCGGGTGTAATATCGAATGTTGGTAATAACACTACTTCTACCAATCAGGGATATAAAAGTTCAAAATCAAAGACAATCACAAACTACGATGTAGGAAAAACAGAAACCATAACCGAAGAGCCGATGATTAAGATTAAAAGGGTTTCTGTAGCTGTGGTTGTAGATGGCATTTATAAGCCAAAAAAGAATAAAAAGGGCAAGATTGTGGGTTATACATTCCAGCCTCTTCCCCAAGATGTGCTTGATAGTGTAAAAAATGCGGTTGAAGCCGCTATTGGATATGATAAAAACAGAGGTGATCAGGTTAATGTTACATGTATGAAATTTGCCTCTGTTGGGGAGCAGAAAGTGGGTGGTGGAATAGTAAATGGTGGTAATATTGTTGTGAGTTTAGCAAGTTATTATAAGTATGCTGCTGTAGCTTTGCTGCTTGCTCTATTTTACTTCCTCTTCTTAAGAAAGTTTATCAAGAATGTTTTGAGTGTTTCCTATCCTGAAGCAGAAAAGGGTGTAGAGGCTGAAGAAGCCGCCAAAGCAGAAGAAGAGATCGAAGAAGAGCAGGTTAAAGGCAAAACAATTAGAGAAATCGAAGAGGAAATCGCCAGCAAACTTGAAGAGGAAGAGGTTGTTGATGAAGAAAAGATCCGCGCAAATATGATGGAGGATAAAATTAGAGAGGCAGCTCAAGAGAATCCTGAGGAAATCGCAAACCTTATTAAAACATTATTGGCTACAAAGCAGAAGGGGTAGAAAATGCCAGCTAAAACTCCAGGTCAAATACAGTCTATAGATGATTTAACGCCTCATCAGAAGGCAGCGATTTTAACGATTGTTTTGGGTGATGATCTATCGCCAAAGGTATTGGCTTATCTGCCTAAACAGGATATAGAGGCTATATCAAAAGAGATAGCCTTTATGAAAACCGTTGATCCCAAAATCATCAGAGATGTTGTGGATGAGTTTTACAAAATGCTCAAGGCAAAAGAGTTTATGAGTGTTGGAGGCCTTGAGTATGCAAAAGAAATACTTGTTAAAACACTGGGTCCAGAGGAAGCTCAAAGAATTATCGATAAACTGATAAAGATGATGGAGTCAAGCTACGGCTTTGATTATCTTGAAAACATAGACCCCAAACAGCTTGTAAAATTTATTCAAAGCGAGCATCCTCAAACCATAGCAATAATCCTTGCACACCTTGATCAGTCAACAGCAGCTGAGGTATTGAGTTTACTGCCAAAAGAGATTCAGGCCGATGTAACATTAAGGATGGCTTCACTTGAAAATGTTTCACCAACTGTTATAAAGCATGTTTCTGAAATATTGCAAACAAAACTCGAAAGTGTTAGCGGCTCAAATATTGAGCTTGGTGGTGTTAGAAAGGTTTCTGAGATTATAAACAGAATGGGAAGAGTTGAATCCAAAGCCTTAATCGATGCAATTGCAGAGCATAATCCAGATCTTGCAAGTCAGATCAGAGATATGATGTTTGTATTTGAAGATATTATCAAGCTTAGCGATCAGGATATTCAGGAACTGCTCAAACATGTTGACAAAAAAGACCTTATTCTGGCGCTTAAGGGTGCATCGGATGACCTAAAAGATAAATTCTTTAAAAACATGTCCTCAAGGGCTGCAGAGACGCTTAAAGAAGAACTTGAGTTTCTTGGTGCTGTTAAGGTTAAGGATGTGGAGCGTGCACAGAAGGTTATTGTTGATATCGTAAGAAAACTTGACGAAGAAGGTGTAATTTCAATCGGCGGTGGCGGAGAAGAGGTAGTGGTTTAATGACGATTGAGGTTAAGGAGTTTGATTATCCAGATTTTGATAGTGAGTTTGAAAGCTTAGAGGTTGAGAAAAGTAACAACACAGAAAATACACAGTCTAACATAAATCAACCCTCTAACAATAATACTCAGTCAGTTGATAACAACCAAGGAAATAATCAAGGTGAAAATTTTGTTTTAGATAAAGAAACGATAAAAAAAGAGCTTGAGGCCATTATTGAAACAACAAAAACCGAAGCTTTAAAACAGGCTGAGCTTATAAAACAGCAGGCAAAAAAAGAAGGTTTTGAGCTTGGCTACAAAGAGGGCTACCAGAAGGGTTTAAACGATTCGAAGGGAATTTTTGATAAAACAATTGCAGAATACACGCAGAAGATGCAGGAGGCTATAGGCAAGCTTATCCATACAGCCAATGAGATTTCAAAGAAGTATGAGGAGCTTGAAAATGCTGCAGTTGAGATGGTGCTTGATATAGCAAAGAAAGTAATCTTGAAGGAGTTAAGCGAAGATAGGGATGTGATTAAGAATATGGTTAAAGAGGCAATTGGATTGTCTGATTCTTCCAGGCTAAAGATTAAGCTTAATCCTGAAGATGCAAAAGCGCTTGGCGATATTGGTATTAACTCAAAAGAGATTGAAGTTGTAGAAGACGGCTCGCTTAAGAAGGGCTCTTTGATTATTGAGGAAGACAACGGTAATGTTATCGATGCAAGTGTGGATACAAAACTCAAGCAGATAAAAGAATCGATAGTCAATGAGTAAGATTCTGAAGCTAAAAGAGGTTATAAACAACTCAAATCTGGTTGTTACATACGGTCGTATAAAGAAGGTAGCCGGTTTAAC contains:
- a CDS encoding radical SAM protein; translation: MSYIPRYIKTFEEGRLDEKIHKAFENLKKCTICPRLCRVDRTRGKKGICNTAVKVGIADFFPHFGEERVLVGKRGSGTIFISCCNLLCIYCQNASTSHLCEGQLYSPSAFASMMIKLQNAGCHNINIVTPTHIVPQLLLALKIAIKKGLNIPLVYNTSGYELPKTLKILEGVVDIYLADFKYSNPLYAELYSSAKDYPTITKKALKIMYKQVGNLKVQNATKGLMIRHLVLPNNIAGTKEVVDFIATELSPFVYVNIMPQYLPLGEAYRFEELARPITEEEYLQALIYAKEAGLKNLDPYCVEFLKRRGITI
- a CDS encoding ABC transporter permease, translating into MKSYLVRKILELIPTFIGITFITFIIIHLAPGNPINATGGFNPNITPESLKNMEKIYHLNQPIYIQYIDWLKSFFSLHLGYSLVDGVSVAEKIVHRLPITLAINLITLILSLLIAIPIGVISAKKKDSFIDKFFTFFVFSGYAMPSFWLALLLMILLSLKLHVLPLSGLHSFNVKPGSVAYFLDMAKHLIIPIFIGVFGSLAGFARYVRAGMIDILNKDFIKLMYLRDMPEKTILYKHALKNAILPLITLMGLSLPSLIGGSVIIESIFAIPGMGQLFYFSAMARDYPTIMGILAISSILTLIGNLIADIVYALVDPRIRY
- a CDS encoding HD domain-containing phosphohydrolase is translated as MDSLKILNIANKIARFEYSTGQWRDILDKIAELFEVDGAFIGLWNGGYINFKHSSYLLKKNLPESQFPDLYRVPLRQRKKFKEEIEKKGFILIEDYPNYPYALKSWLEAGLKSLLAAIIKSKKVYGSLHLISFKKRKFNKTEIDSLKVLANFIASEMDKQSYIEQIKEEQQKNAIYINFLKYIRKQPVRYDIKNWIIETLKKIKELTLANEISFLFSSEDMYVKLNKNTVYSNLLNSQDSLIYKVWQTNTKNVSTVCLNKTKTAILIPVLSGDITIAVFSLIFDNKLNLPETDLEVIQTLLTHFVSLIHTYKNIRIIADKLSETEKGLLEAFISTTEAKDVYTKGHSEHVANYARIIAKKLNLDVAQQEMIYNAGLLHDIGKISIPDFILLKPGRLTPFEYEIMKYHPIISYEMVRKMPKFSKLANCIRHHHERMDGSGYPDGLTGDKIELGARILAIADIFDALTTDRPYRKGMNPDDAIEILKNEQVDKEILFNVIDDLKANFNKGIPQSQFVPPQLEKLRKEFIETDLMTGTKNRNYLIKKTEEFIFNKKQFALFMIDIKNMSYINYKYGREIGDRIILFVAEELKKLNNIEALSRTTADAFMFIYSHNDIEQFKQFITETLKQGMLSKISSKSCVIDKKEAKEIIGCYITYARSPQESIDAEELIYLCTQKKKALKENEVLSC
- the flgB gene encoding flagellar basal body rod protein FlgB, yielding MFLGDPVFGYLKKALDIAVLRQDVIASNIANADTPHYRAKHIPFKDVLEISNNDLKLKTTSPEHITDNDNLIANFIKPDKDDYLTKNDMNNVKIDKELTDLAKNTLLINALTAFERYKFNQYKDIISSTRNA
- the flgC gene encoding flagellar basal body rod protein FlgC, encoding MNLFDSMNIASTGMSAQRLRLNIISANIANADTIKTQEGGPYKRRDVIFEATPYDDFGNVLKKVKVADIVRDDTPPKLVYDPSNPLANKDGYVAYPNINPVVEMTNMIDAMRTYQANASVIDSAKQMIQAALGVLRA
- the fliE gene encoding flagellar hook-basal body complex protein FliE, with translation MDIKDVVLKPIDSNQSSQQSSKTAGSGDSFADILKKSLDEVNKLQNKADQSIKDIAAGKMENIQDAVMAIEKADVSLKLLTEIRNKAIEAYKEVMRMQV
- the fliF gene encoding flagellar basal-body MS-ring/collar protein FliF, giving the protein MDIKLFLEQIKKFYNAMSKQQRIILFSSLSVLLVGIVFIFVLSSKVVYAPLFTNLNSKDAADIVSYLNQHGIKYKLENGGSVIEVPKDMVYNLRLDLVAAGLPKRGVVGFEIFDKQSFSTTNFVENINYIRALEGELTRTIESINEVKSAKINIAIPKPTIFTDRQQPPTVSIVLDLYRPLTRQQILAIQKLVAAAVPGLSYKNVTIVDSDGNLLSINTGTESFMTANELKYRQIVQQEYLRKIKSMLAPILGKDKFVVSVNVDLDLSKVQKKSVQYDPNSVVVSEQNEESTTTGQTSGGVPGVISNVGNNTTSTNQGYKSSKSKTITNYDVGKTETITEEPMIKIKRVSVAVVVDGIYKPKKNKKGKIVGYTFQPLPQDVLDSVKNAVEAAIGYDKNRGDQVNVTCMKFASVGEQKVGGGIVNGGNIVVSLASYYKYAAVALLLALFYFLFLRKFIKNVLSVSYPEAEKGVEAEEAAKAEEEIEEEQVKGKTIREIEEEIASKLEEEEVVDEEKIRANMMEDKIREAAQENPEEIANLIKTLLATKQKG
- the fliG gene encoding flagellar motor switch protein FliG; this translates as MPAKTPGQIQSIDDLTPHQKAAILTIVLGDDLSPKVLAYLPKQDIEAISKEIAFMKTVDPKIIRDVVDEFYKMLKAKEFMSVGGLEYAKEILVKTLGPEEAQRIIDKLIKMMESSYGFDYLENIDPKQLVKFIQSEHPQTIAIILAHLDQSTAAEVLSLLPKEIQADVTLRMASLENVSPTVIKHVSEILQTKLESVSGSNIELGGVRKVSEIINRMGRVESKALIDAIAEHNPDLASQIRDMMFVFEDIIKLSDQDIQELLKHVDKKDLILALKGASDDLKDKFFKNMSSRAAETLKEELEFLGAVKVKDVERAQKVIVDIVRKLDEEGVISIGGGGEEVVV
- a CDS encoding FliH/SctL family protein, with product MTIEVKEFDYPDFDSEFESLEVEKSNNTENTQSNINQPSNNNTQSVDNNQGNNQGENFVLDKETIKKELEAIIETTKTEALKQAELIKQQAKKEGFELGYKEGYQKGLNDSKGIFDKTIAEYTQKMQEAIGKLIHTANEISKKYEELENAAVEMVLDIAKKVILKELSEDRDVIKNMVKEAIGLSDSSRLKIKLNPEDAKALGDIGINSKEIEVVEDGSLKKGSLIIEEDNGNVIDASVDTKLKQIKESIVNE